One window from the genome of Streptomyces sp. NBC_00287 encodes:
- a CDS encoding Tat pathway signal sequence domain protein — protein sequence MNPTRRTLLGATLGGAAAAVGLPATPAQAASWQLKWSPSTSAGLGAFETVEDDRADSHPEGRPHIRTEGNNWRFTMHTVDRDTSTDRQRHEVTGLRTSSSSYLRWLPGQTWRITYSMYIPSSLKATTSFTHIMQMKQPGTGTQPIVVQSLRRVDGVQTIELKLHLANIVVGRTALAPLHNTWTDVDFQIKIGDGTSGSVRWILRNGGTTVIDKARTGVDTFLADRVRPKWGIYRSLGDTSGSLQDCHLLLSNFRGYQLV from the coding sequence ATGAACCCCACTCGCAGAACCCTGCTGGGCGCGACACTCGGCGGTGCCGCCGCCGCAGTCGGACTGCCCGCCACTCCGGCCCAAGCGGCCTCCTGGCAGCTGAAGTGGTCGCCGTCGACCAGCGCAGGGCTCGGCGCCTTCGAGACCGTCGAGGACGACCGCGCCGACTCGCACCCCGAGGGCCGGCCGCACATCCGCACCGAGGGCAACAACTGGCGGTTCACCATGCACACGGTGGACCGGGACACCTCGACCGACCGCCAGCGCCACGAGGTCACCGGCCTGCGCACCTCGTCGAGCAGCTATCTGCGCTGGCTGCCGGGGCAGACCTGGCGGATCACCTACTCGATGTACATCCCGAGCTCGCTGAAGGCCACCACCAGCTTCACGCACATCATGCAGATGAAGCAGCCCGGCACCGGCACCCAGCCGATCGTGGTGCAGTCGCTGCGCCGGGTCGACGGCGTCCAGACCATCGAACTCAAGCTGCACCTCGCGAACATCGTCGTCGGGCGCACCGCGCTCGCCCCGCTGCACAACACCTGGACCGACGTCGACTTCCAGATCAAGATCGGCGACGGTACGTCCGGGTCGGTGCGCTGGATCCTGCGCAACGGCGGCACCACGGTGATCGACAAAGCCAGGACCGGAGTGGACACGTTCCTGGCCGACCGGGTCCGGCCCAAGTGGGGCATCTACCGCTCCCTCGGCGACACTTCGGGCTCACTCCAGGACTGCCATCTGCTGCTGAGCAACTTCCGGGGCTACCAACTCGTGTGA
- a CDS encoding glycosyl hydrolase family 8, producing MHPFAPASRPRPGVLLTALCGLLLSLLVTTAPTSRADGTALEYQAEHATLSQAAVASNHAGYTGSGFVDYTNVTGSYVEFTVDAATSGRTALTFRYANGTAAARPMDIVVNGTVVAPGVSFTPTTNWATWATRTVDVTLNAGSNKVRATATSASGGPNLDRLTLATPSTDGPAVPFGSHQFPYKSGTLKPSGAQATLDQAVISKYNAWKSAFVRQNCGNGWYQVISPDADHPYVAEAQGYGMVVTALMAGADPDAKKIFDGLVKYMLAHPSVHNPDLLAAEQDTSCRSVNGSDSATDGDLDVAYGLLLADKQWGSAGTYDYKNLAVRHINAIKADEVNPSTHLMKLGDWSSSGDQYFYISRSSDWMIDHFRAFKRATGDSAWDTIRTAHQNLITAQQANYASGTGLLADFVVNTHTSPRPADGQVLESPNDGDYGWNACRDPWRIGTDAVTSGDSASLASARKLNSWIKAKTGGNPDNIVTGYHLNGSAFDSGNDMAFTAPFAVAALTDPGSQAWLDALWNKMTSTPINTSTYYGGSIQLQSMIVASGNYWVP from the coding sequence GTGCACCCCTTCGCACCGGCAAGCCGCCCACGCCCCGGCGTGCTCCTCACCGCCCTGTGCGGTCTGCTGCTCTCCTTGCTCGTCACCACCGCCCCGACCTCCCGTGCCGACGGCACGGCCCTCGAGTACCAGGCCGAGCACGCAACGCTGTCCCAGGCCGCGGTGGCGTCCAACCACGCGGGCTACACCGGCTCCGGCTTCGTCGACTACACCAACGTCACCGGTTCCTATGTGGAGTTCACGGTCGACGCGGCGACATCCGGCCGGACCGCTCTCACCTTCCGCTACGCCAACGGCACCGCCGCCGCCCGCCCGATGGACATCGTGGTGAACGGCACCGTCGTCGCCCCCGGCGTCTCCTTCACACCCACCACGAACTGGGCCACCTGGGCGACCAGAACCGTCGACGTCACCCTGAACGCGGGCAGCAACAAGGTCCGCGCCACCGCGACGTCCGCGAGCGGTGGACCCAACCTCGACCGGCTCACCCTCGCCACTCCGTCCACGGATGGACCGGCCGTCCCCTTCGGCAGCCACCAATTCCCCTACAAGTCCGGCACTTTGAAGCCGAGCGGCGCCCAAGCCACCCTCGACCAAGCCGTGATCAGCAAGTACAACGCCTGGAAGTCGGCGTTCGTACGGCAGAACTGCGGCAACGGCTGGTACCAGGTGATCTCCCCGGACGCCGACCACCCCTACGTCGCCGAGGCCCAGGGCTACGGCATGGTCGTCACCGCGCTGATGGCGGGCGCCGACCCGGACGCGAAGAAGATCTTCGACGGACTGGTCAAGTACATGCTCGCCCACCCGTCCGTGCACAACCCCGACCTGCTCGCCGCCGAACAGGACACCTCCTGCCGCAGCGTCAACGGCTCGGACTCGGCCACCGACGGCGACCTGGACGTGGCGTACGGATTGCTGCTCGCCGACAAGCAGTGGGGGAGCGCGGGGACGTACGACTACAAGAACCTTGCCGTGCGGCACATCAACGCCATCAAGGCCGACGAAGTGAACCCGAGCACGCATCTGATGAAGCTCGGCGACTGGTCCTCCTCCGGCGACCAGTACTTCTACATCAGCCGCTCCTCGGACTGGATGATCGACCACTTCCGCGCCTTCAAGCGGGCCACCGGCGACAGCGCCTGGGACACCATCCGCACCGCCCACCAGAACCTGATCACCGCACAGCAGGCCAACTACGCTTCCGGCACGGGCCTGTTGGCCGACTTCGTGGTCAATACCCACACCAGCCCGAGGCCGGCCGACGGACAGGTCCTGGAGAGCCCCAACGACGGTGACTACGGCTGGAACGCCTGCCGTGACCCCTGGCGCATCGGCACCGACGCCGTCACCAGCGGCGACTCCGCCTCCCTCGCCTCCGCCCGCAAGCTCAACTCCTGGATCAAGGCGAAGACGGGCGGCAACCCCGACAACATCGTCACCGGCTACCACCTGAACGGATCGGCGTTCGACAGCGGCAACGACATGGCGTTCACCGCGCCCTTCGCCGTCGCCGCGCTCACCGACCCCGGCTCCCAGGCCTGGCTGGACGCGCTGTGGAACAAGATGACGAGCACGCCCATCAACACGTCCACCTACTACGGCGGCAGCATCCAGCTCCAGTCGATGATCGTCGCCTCCGGGAACTACTGGGTCCCCTGA
- a CDS encoding AMP-dependent synthetase/ligase, which produces MREYTNPPLALAPPVGGLADVVFQRAQENPAHVALGRKDEAGRWRDVTSAEFRDEVLALAKGLLARGIRFGDRVAIMSPTRYEWTLFDYALWTVGAQVVPVYPTSSAEQCFWMLYDAEVTAAIVEHEDHAMTIATVIDRLPQLRELWQLDAGCVQELYDAGAHLDDEVVHRHRQAVTPDSVATIIYTSGTTGRPKGCVITHGNFMYEADTVIERWEPVFHSKKGDEAATLLFLPLAHVFGRMVQVAAIRGGVRFGHQPQMNAAALLPDLAAFKPTFFLAVPYIFEKVFNAARRKAEKEGRSGAFEKAVEVAVKYADAMEAKAWGIGPGPSAGLRLQHQLFDKLVYGKMRAAMGGRIRHAMSGGSAMDRRLGLFFAGAGVHIYEGYGLTESTAAATANPPERTRYGSVGQPIPGMTVHIADDGEIWLNGGNIFQGYLNNPKATDETLHDGWLATGDLGSLDEDGYLTITGRKKEILVTSGGKSVSPGVLEERVRDHPLVAQCIVVGNDRPYIAALVTLDQEAVEHWLNMRDKPQLPPAQLVRDADLETEVRRAVVAANTLVSQAESIRTFRILAQPFTEEHGLLTPSLKLKRKAIENAYSGEVEALYRA; this is translated from the coding sequence TTGCGCGAGTACACCAACCCTCCGTTGGCGTTGGCACCGCCGGTGGGCGGACTGGCCGACGTGGTGTTCCAGCGTGCCCAGGAGAACCCGGCGCATGTGGCCCTCGGCCGCAAGGACGAGGCGGGCCGCTGGCGGGACGTGACCTCCGCCGAGTTCCGCGACGAGGTGCTCGCCCTCGCCAAGGGCCTGCTCGCCCGGGGCATCCGCTTCGGCGACCGCGTCGCGATCATGTCCCCCACTCGCTACGAGTGGACGCTCTTCGACTACGCCCTGTGGACCGTCGGCGCCCAGGTGGTACCGGTCTATCCGACCTCCTCGGCCGAGCAGTGCTTCTGGATGCTGTACGACGCCGAGGTCACGGCGGCGATCGTCGAGCACGAGGACCACGCGATGACCATCGCCACGGTCATCGACCGGCTGCCGCAACTGCGCGAGCTGTGGCAGCTGGACGCGGGCTGCGTCCAGGAGCTGTACGACGCCGGCGCCCACCTCGACGACGAGGTGGTGCACCGGCACCGCCAGGCGGTCACCCCCGACTCGGTCGCGACCATCATCTACACCTCAGGCACCACCGGCCGCCCCAAGGGCTGTGTCATCACGCACGGCAACTTCATGTACGAGGCGGACACGGTCATCGAGCGCTGGGAGCCCGTGTTCCACTCGAAGAAGGGCGACGAGGCGGCGACCCTGCTCTTCCTGCCGCTCGCGCATGTCTTCGGCCGGATGGTGCAGGTCGCCGCGATCCGCGGGGGCGTCCGCTTCGGCCACCAGCCGCAGATGAACGCCGCCGCCCTGCTGCCCGACCTCGCCGCGTTCAAGCCGACCTTCTTCCTCGCCGTGCCGTACATCTTCGAGAAGGTCTTCAACGCCGCCCGCCGCAAGGCCGAGAAGGAGGGCCGGTCCGGCGCCTTCGAGAAGGCCGTCGAGGTCGCCGTGAAGTACGCGGACGCCATGGAGGCCAAGGCCTGGGGGATCGGGCCCGGCCCTTCGGCCGGTCTGCGCCTGCAGCACCAGCTCTTCGACAAACTCGTCTACGGCAAGATGCGCGCCGCGATGGGCGGCCGCATCCGGCACGCGATGTCCGGCGGCTCGGCGATGGACCGCCGGCTCGGCCTGTTCTTCGCGGGCGCGGGCGTGCACATCTACGAGGGCTACGGCCTGACCGAGTCCACGGCGGCCGCCACCGCCAACCCGCCCGAGCGCACCCGCTACGGCTCGGTCGGGCAGCCGATTCCCGGGATGACCGTGCACATCGCGGACGACGGGGAGATCTGGCTCAACGGCGGCAACATCTTCCAGGGCTACCTCAACAACCCGAAGGCCACCGACGAGACCCTGCACGACGGCTGGCTGGCCACCGGCGACCTCGGTTCGCTGGACGAGGACGGCTATCTCACCATCACCGGGCGCAAGAAGGAGATCCTGGTGACCTCGGGCGGCAAGAGCGTCTCGCCCGGGGTGCTGGAGGAGCGGGTCCGGGACCATCCGCTGGTCGCGCAGTGCATCGTGGTCGGCAATGACCGCCCCTACATCGCGGCCCTGGTCACCCTCGACCAGGAGGCCGTGGAGCACTGGCTGAACATGCGGGACAAACCGCAGCTGCCCCCGGCCCAGCTGGTGCGCGACGCCGACCTGGAGACGGAGGTGCGGCGGGCGGTGGTCGCCGCGAACACCCTCGTCTCACAGGCCGAGTCGATCCGTACCTTCCGTATCCTCGCCCAGCCCTTCACCGAGGAGCACGGCCTGCTGACGCCGTCGCTCAAGCTGAAGCGCAAGGCGATCGAGAACGCCTACTCCGGTGAGGTGGAGGCGCTGTACCGGGCCTGA
- a CDS encoding LysR substrate-binding domain-containing protein has protein sequence MYDPSQLRTFLAVAQTLSFTQAAKRLGLRQSTVSQHVRRLEDATGRQLFARDTHSVELTEDGEAMLGFARRILEVHEQASAFFTGTRLRGRLRFGASEDFVLTRLPEILEGFRYEHPEVDLELTVELSGTLHEQLAAGKLDLVLAKRRPEDARGELVWHDRLVWIGAERLRLDPERPVPLIVFPPPGITRALALEALERQGREWRIVCTSGSLNGLIAAARAGLGVMAHSRGLIPPGLVRMPERSGLPELGRVDFVLVHGQRRTAAQGAAEALAAAILAGGERLHRR, from the coding sequence GTGTACGACCCTTCCCAGCTGCGTACCTTCCTGGCCGTCGCCCAGACCCTGAGCTTCACCCAGGCCGCCAAGCGGCTCGGTCTTCGGCAGTCGACGGTCAGCCAGCATGTACGGCGCCTGGAGGACGCGACGGGTCGGCAGCTCTTCGCCCGGGACACCCACTCCGTGGAGCTCACCGAGGACGGCGAGGCGATGCTCGGCTTCGCCCGCCGGATCCTGGAGGTCCACGAGCAGGCATCGGCCTTCTTCACCGGGACCCGGCTGCGGGGGCGGCTGCGCTTCGGCGCGTCGGAGGACTTCGTCCTGACCCGGCTGCCGGAGATCCTGGAGGGCTTCCGGTACGAGCACCCGGAGGTCGATCTGGAGCTGACGGTCGAGCTCTCGGGCACCCTGCACGAGCAGCTCGCCGCCGGGAAACTGGACTTGGTCCTCGCCAAGCGCCGTCCGGAGGATGCGCGGGGCGAGCTGGTCTGGCACGACCGGCTGGTGTGGATCGGCGCGGAGCGGCTGCGCCTGGACCCCGAACGCCCGGTTCCGCTGATCGTCTTCCCGCCGCCGGGCATCACCCGCGCCCTCGCCCTGGAGGCCCTGGAGCGCCAGGGGCGCGAGTGGCGGATCGTCTGCACCAGCGGCAGCCTCAACGGGCTGATCGCGGCGGCCCGGGCGGGGCTGGGTGTCATGGCGCACTCGCGGGGGCTGATCCCTCCGGGGCTGGTGCGGATGCCGGAGCGGTCGGGGTTGCCGGAGCTCGGGCGGGTGGACTTCGTACTGGTTCACGGTCAGCGGCGTACGGCCGCGCAGGGGGCCGCGGAGGCGTTGGCGGCGGCGATTCTCGCGGGCGGGGAGCGGCTGCACCGCCGCTAG
- a CDS encoding bile acid:sodium symporter family protein yields MPIDPYILLLLGTVGIAALLPVRGTGAEVASGASTAAIALLFFLYGARLSTREALDGLRHWRLHIAILACTFLVFPLLGLAARGLVPVILTDPLYQGLLFLTLVPSTVQSSIAFTSIARGNVPAAICAGSFSSLVGIVATPLLAAGLLGGTGGGFSADSLLNIVLQLLVPFLAGQMLRRWVGGFIARHKKILGLVDRGSILLVVYTAFSEGMVQGVWNQVSPARLGGLLAVEAVLLAVMLSLTWYGAKALRFNRGDRIAIQFAGSKKSLAAGLPMASVLFGAQASLAVLPLMLFHQMQLMVCAVIAKRRSHDPVEEVTPRAPAAESRTAVGTGTRSG; encoded by the coding sequence ATGCCGATCGACCCGTACATCCTCCTGCTCCTCGGGACGGTCGGCATCGCCGCACTGCTACCGGTGCGCGGGACCGGCGCCGAGGTGGCCTCCGGCGCCTCCACGGCCGCCATCGCCCTCCTCTTCTTCCTCTACGGCGCCCGCCTCTCCACCCGAGAGGCGCTGGACGGGCTGCGCCACTGGCGCCTCCACATCGCGATCCTGGCCTGTACCTTCCTCGTCTTCCCGCTGCTGGGCCTGGCGGCCCGAGGCCTGGTCCCGGTGATCCTCACCGACCCCCTCTACCAGGGCCTGCTCTTCCTCACCCTGGTGCCCTCGACCGTGCAGTCGTCGATCGCGTTCACCTCGATCGCCCGCGGCAATGTGCCCGCCGCGATCTGCGCGGGCTCCTTCTCCTCCCTGGTCGGCATCGTCGCCACCCCCCTGCTGGCGGCCGGCCTGCTCGGCGGCACCGGCGGCGGCTTCTCCGCCGACTCCCTGCTGAACATCGTGCTGCAACTGCTGGTGCCCTTCCTCGCCGGGCAGATGCTGCGCCGCTGGGTAGGCGGCTTCATAGCCCGCCACAAGAAGATCCTCGGCCTGGTGGACCGCGGCTCGATCCTCCTCGTCGTCTACACGGCGTTCAGCGAGGGCATGGTCCAGGGCGTCTGGAACCAGGTCAGTCCCGCCCGGCTGGGCGGACTGCTCGCCGTAGAGGCCGTGCTGCTCGCCGTGATGCTCTCCCTGACCTGGTACGGCGCCAAGGCGCTGCGCTTCAACCGAGGGGACCGGATCGCCATCCAGTTCGCCGGCTCCAAGAAGTCCCTCGCCGCCGGACTTCCCATGGCCAGCGTCCTGTTCGGCGCCCAAGCCTCATTGGCCGTGCTGCCGCTGATGCTCTTCCACCAGATGCAGCTCATGGTGTGCGCGGTGATCGCCAAGCGGCGCTCGCACGATCCCGTCGAGGAAGTCACCCCCCGGGCGCCAGCCGCAGAGTCACGAACCGCGGTCGGTACAGGGACACGTTCCGGCTGA
- a CDS encoding DUF4185 domain-containing protein has protein sequence MPDSTRARQRTGTGLGLLLALVLGAVLLTALPEDDPGSGACAPRTLRAWSADERLTSEFARYGDDASRTDDWTGGDGTHSVRLPDGRVLWLFSDTYLGQVYAPPNPVGESYAWRDTTAPMVRNSAVVMRDGRLESTLPAPLFPDPAPGQWRWPVAARVEPRSPGSSEQVLRVLLWVRTSGQAPWIYGVPTATEVATLSLPDLRVESVDKVFDQQLVTDPSRRVLFGTTLVEEDGFTYVFGGDDRRAASRPASHAYVARVPEGGLADPGAWEYWDGEEWAAGVRPRAVLGDEQRTGVGSTFSVVRDGGTYVLFTMAAGADGLTKVTSYWACSATGPWHGPAKDFSPSLPEGQVAAYNPQTHPELSEDGRLVLSYDVNWLETNGAAANLSRNVSLYRPRFVTLRLAPGG, from the coding sequence GTGCCCGACTCCACACGCGCGCGACAGCGGACGGGAACGGGGCTCGGTCTGCTGCTGGCCCTGGTTCTCGGGGCCGTGCTGCTCACCGCCCTCCCGGAGGACGACCCCGGCTCCGGCGCCTGCGCACCCCGTACCCTTCGGGCCTGGTCCGCCGATGAGCGGCTCACCTCGGAGTTCGCCCGCTACGGCGACGACGCCTCCCGTACCGACGACTGGACCGGCGGCGACGGCACCCACTCGGTGCGGCTGCCGGACGGACGGGTGCTGTGGCTGTTCTCGGATACGTATCTGGGCCAGGTGTACGCCCCGCCCAATCCGGTCGGCGAGTCCTACGCCTGGCGGGACACCACGGCCCCGATGGTGCGCAATTCGGCGGTGGTCATGCGGGACGGGCGGTTGGAGAGCACCTTGCCCGCTCCCCTCTTTCCCGATCCGGCGCCTGGGCAGTGGCGCTGGCCGGTCGCGGCCCGTGTGGAGCCCCGCTCCCCCGGCTCCTCGGAGCAGGTGCTGCGGGTGCTGTTGTGGGTGCGGACGAGCGGCCAGGCGCCGTGGATCTACGGCGTCCCGACGGCCACGGAGGTCGCCACCCTCTCCCTGCCCGATCTGCGCGTCGAGTCGGTGGACAAGGTGTTCGACCAGCAGCTCGTCACCGATCCGTCCCGGCGGGTGCTGTTCGGCACGACGCTGGTGGAGGAGGACGGCTTCACGTACGTCTTCGGCGGCGACGACCGCCGGGCCGCCTCCCGTCCGGCCTCCCACGCGTACGTGGCCCGGGTGCCCGAGGGCGGGCTCGCCGATCCGGGCGCCTGGGAGTACTGGGACGGGGAGGAGTGGGCGGCGGGGGTTCGCCCGCGCGCGGTGCTGGGGGACGAGCAGCGCACGGGGGTGGGCAGTACCTTCTCGGTGGTGCGCGACGGGGGGACGTATGTGCTCTTCACCATGGCGGCGGGTGCGGACGGGCTCACAAAAGTGACCTCCTACTGGGCCTGTTCGGCTACCGGCCCCTGGCACGGGCCAGCCAAGGACTTCAGCCCCTCGCTGCCCGAGGGGCAGGTGGCCGCTTACAACCCGCAGACCCATCCCGAACTGAGCGAGGACGGGCGGCTGGTGCTCAGTTACGACGTCAACTGGCTGGAGACCAACGGCGCCGCGGCAAACCTCAGCCGGAACGTGTCCCTGTACCGACCGCGGTTCGTGACTCTGCGGCTGGCGCCCGGGGGGTGA